In the Pseudothauera hydrothermalis genome, one interval contains:
- a CDS encoding methyl-accepting chemotaxis protein, translating into MFSALRNTSIRTRLLAAIGLLVGGLLYFAIGQVLERVHTMRTLADIETLSAVAVRASALVHELQKERGLSAGFLASRGQRFQSELASQHALTDRLASELRALVGHTDAEALGSRFVTSLQAASAQLDRLDDTRRRIRALTASGADSFGYYTGTIERYLALITTIHQLSEHHAVSQAILGYVMFLNAKEQAGRERATLNAAFTADAFDAALYRRFLTIVAAQDTYLAAFRDFGSPHALTLFEQKMASTAAQEVERMRQIAIERAATGGFGVEPAVWFSTITQKIDDMKAVEDRLSAELASLVDSLAAEAKVDLWVAASLTAASLAIALWFAFVVRGIIVSLRCAVASAERIAAGNLSERIEVERMDEVGQLLQSMRHIVERLAHTIGEIRAAADQLADASGQISGTAQTLSQSASEQAASVEETSASIEEISASIDHTSENARTTDTLATLTAQEAEEGGQAVRATVSAMQQIAERIGIVDDIAYQTNLLALNAAIEAARAGEAGRGFAVVAAEVRKLAERSQAAAQEISTLASTSVDTATRAGALLEKIVPDVRRTAELVQEIAAAAHQQAAGIGQINTAMNQLSQTAQHSASASEELAATAEEMGGQAEQLRELMAYFRLEDPAGQPPGHCRVRGTIAGSALARGDA; encoded by the coding sequence ATGTTCTCGGCGCTACGCAACACCTCCATCCGCACCCGCTTGCTTGCCGCCATCGGCCTTTTGGTCGGCGGATTGCTCTACTTTGCCATCGGCCAAGTGCTGGAACGGGTGCACACCATGCGCACCTTGGCCGATATCGAAACCCTCTCGGCGGTGGCGGTACGCGCCAGTGCGCTGGTGCATGAATTACAGAAGGAACGCGGTTTGTCGGCGGGTTTTCTGGCTTCGCGCGGTCAGCGCTTTCAGAGTGAGCTGGCCAGCCAGCACGCGCTCACCGACCGCCTGGCCAGCGAGCTGCGCGCACTGGTAGGCCACACGGACGCCGAAGCGCTGGGTAGCCGCTTCGTCACCAGTCTGCAGGCAGCCAGCGCCCAGCTCGATCGCCTGGACGACACCCGTCGCCGCATTCGCGCGCTAACGGCCAGCGGCGCGGACTCCTTCGGCTATTACACCGGCACCATCGAGCGCTATCTGGCGCTGATCACCACCATTCACCAGCTCAGCGAACACCATGCGGTATCCCAGGCCATCCTGGGCTATGTGATGTTTCTCAACGCCAAGGAACAGGCCGGCCGTGAGCGCGCCACCTTGAACGCCGCCTTTACCGCCGACGCCTTCGATGCCGCGCTCTATCGCCGCTTTCTCACCATCGTTGCCGCGCAAGACACTTATCTTGCCGCCTTCCGCGACTTTGGCAGTCCGCATGCATTGACGCTATTCGAGCAGAAAATGGCCTCCACGGCGGCACAAGAGGTCGAGCGCATGCGCCAAATTGCCATCGAACGCGCGGCCACGGGCGGTTTCGGGGTTGAACCGGCGGTATGGTTTTCCACCATCACCCAAAAGATCGATGACATGAAAGCGGTTGAAGATCGGCTATCGGCCGAACTCGCCAGCCTGGTCGACAGCTTGGCCGCCGAAGCAAAAGTCGATCTGTGGGTTGCCGCCAGCCTCACCGCAGCCAGCTTGGCCATTGCGCTGTGGTTTGCCTTCGTGGTGCGCGGCATCATCGTCTCCTTGCGCTGCGCGGTCGCCTCGGCCGAGCGCATCGCCGCAGGCAACCTGAGCGAGCGCATCGAGGTCGAACGCATGGACGAAGTCGGCCAGCTCTTGCAGTCAATGCGCCACATCGTCGAGCGCCTGGCGCACACAATCGGCGAAATCCGCGCCGCCGCCGACCAGCTTGCCGACGCCAGCGGGCAGATCAGCGGCACCGCGCAAACTCTCTCGCAAAGCGCCAGCGAACAAGCCGCCAGCGTGGAGGAAACCAGCGCAAGCATCGAAGAGATTTCCGCAAGCATCGATCACACCAGCGAAAACGCACGCACCACCGACACGCTGGCCACACTCACCGCCCAAGAGGCCGAGGAAGGCGGCCAAGCAGTACGCGCTACGGTCAGTGCCATGCAGCAGATCGCCGAGCGCATCGGCATCGTGGATGATATTGCCTACCAAACCAATTTACTGGCTTTGAACGCCGCCATTGAAGCCGCGCGCGCCGGCGAGGCCGGTCGCGGCTTTGCGGTGGTGGCCGCCGAAGTGCGCAAACTGGCCGAACGCAGCCAAGCCGCCGCGCAAGAGATTTCCACGCTGGCCTCAACCAGCGTGGACACCGCCACGCGCGCCGGCGCCTTGCTGGAGAAAATCGTTCCGGATGTGCGTCGCACCGCCGAGCTGGTTCAGGAAATCGCCGCGGCCGCCCACCAACAGGCCGCCGGCATCGGCCAGATCAATACCGCCATGAACCAGCTTTCGCAAACGGCTCAACACAGCGCCAGCGCCTCCGAGGAGCTGGCCGCCACCGCCGAGGAAATGGGCGGCCAGGCGGAACAACTGCGCGAGCTGATGGCGTATTTCCGCCTTGAAGACCCCGCAGGGCAACCACCCGGCCACTGCCGGGTCCGCGGCACAATCGCCGGCAGCGCTTTGGCGCGTGGCGACGCTTAG
- a CDS encoding sulfite exporter TauE/SafE family protein has protein sequence MHVDLWWLTYLALGAFVGFFAGLLGVGGGGIMVPMLTTLFLAQGFPLENVVHMALGTSMAAIVLTSVASLRAHHAHGAVRWDIVRAITPGILIGTFGATFVASRASTEGLAIFFACFMGYVSLQMLANIKPKPSRELPGALGLSAVGVGIGGVSALVAIGGGSLSVPFMTWCNVRMQHAIGTSAAIGLPIALAGTLGYLVNGWGAEGLPPLTLGYVYVPALVLVAGVSMWTAPLGARLAHRLPVATLKKIFAGVLMALCMKMLYGVFG, from the coding sequence ATGCATGTTGATTTGTGGTGGCTGACCTATCTCGCTCTGGGGGCTTTCGTCGGTTTCTTCGCCGGGCTGCTCGGCGTCGGCGGTGGCGGCATCATGGTGCCGATGCTGACCACGCTTTTCCTTGCCCAAGGCTTTCCGCTCGAGAACGTGGTGCACATGGCGCTGGGCACCTCGATGGCGGCCATCGTGCTGACCTCGGTTGCCAGTCTGCGGGCGCATCACGCGCACGGCGCGGTACGCTGGGACATCGTGCGCGCGATCACCCCGGGCATCCTGATCGGCACCTTTGGTGCCACCTTCGTCGCCTCGCGTGCCAGCACCGAGGGGCTGGCGATCTTCTTCGCCTGCTTCATGGGCTACGTGTCGCTGCAGATGCTGGCCAACATCAAGCCCAAACCGTCACGCGAACTGCCCGGTGCGCTGGGCTTGTCGGCGGTTGGCGTGGGTATCGGCGGGGTGTCGGCACTGGTTGCGATCGGCGGCGGCTCGCTGTCGGTGCCTTTCATGACTTGGTGCAATGTCAGGATGCAGCACGCCATCGGCACTTCGGCGGCCATCGGCCTGCCGATCGCGTTGGCCGGCACCCTGGGCTATCTGGTCAATGGCTGGGGTGCCGAGGGACTGCCGCCCCTGACCTTGGGCTATGTCTATGTGCCGGCGCTGGTACTGGTGGCCGGGGTCAGTATGTGGACCGCGCCATTGGGCGCGCGGCTGGCCCACCGGCTGCCGGTGGCCACCCTCAAGAAAATCTTTGCCGGCGTGCTGATGGCGCTGTGCATGAAGATGCTCTACGGCGTCTTCGGGTGA
- a CDS encoding enoyl-CoA hydratase/isomerase family protein, producing the protein MNSRIEVSIADQVATVTLCNPGKLNAVNAAMWRELRAAMERLGADQAVRCVILTGAGEAFAAGGDIEEFLTVRATVDDALHYHDELVARALEAIRTCPIPTVAAIRGACIGGGLEIAGCCDLRIAGESARFGAPINKLGFSMYPGEMAGLLDLVGPAVLLEILLEGRILSAREALQKGLLTRVVDDAQVLAEAQASAARIAAGAPLVARWHKQWVHRLAAGGPLSVAEKRAAFAFLATEDYREGLDAFLNKRKPVFKGR; encoded by the coding sequence ATGAACAGTCGCATCGAAGTCAGCATCGCCGACCAGGTAGCTACCGTCACCCTCTGCAATCCGGGCAAGCTCAACGCGGTCAACGCGGCCATGTGGCGCGAGCTACGCGCCGCCATGGAGCGTCTCGGCGCGGACCAAGCGGTGCGCTGCGTGATCCTTACCGGCGCGGGCGAAGCCTTCGCGGCCGGCGGCGACATCGAGGAATTCCTCACCGTGCGCGCCACCGTCGACGACGCCCTGCACTACCACGACGAGTTGGTGGCCCGCGCGCTGGAGGCTATCCGCACTTGCCCGATCCCTACGGTGGCGGCCATCCGCGGCGCCTGCATCGGCGGCGGGCTGGAGATCGCCGGTTGCTGCGATCTGCGCATCGCCGGCGAGTCCGCGCGTTTCGGCGCGCCGATCAACAAGCTCGGTTTTTCGATGTATCCGGGCGAAATGGCCGGTCTGCTGGATTTGGTCGGCCCCGCGGTGCTGCTGGAGATCCTGCTCGAAGGGCGCATCCTGTCCGCCCGCGAGGCCCTGCAGAAGGGCCTGCTCACCCGCGTGGTAGACGACGCGCAGGTGCTCGCAGAGGCCCAGGCGAGCGCCGCCCGCATCGCCGCCGGGGCGCCGCTGGTGGCGCGCTGGCACAAGCAATGGGTGCACCGCCTGGCCGCCGGCGGCCCGCTGAGCGTGGCCGAAAAGCGCGCAGCCTTCGCTTTTTTGGCCACCGAGGATTACCGCGAAGGTCTGGACGCCTTTCTCAACAAGCGCAAGCCGGTGTTCAAGGGGCGCTGA